One genomic region from Blastococcus sp. Marseille-P5729 encodes:
- the aroF gene encoding 3-deoxy-7-phosphoheptulonate synthase, with the protein MVIVLAPGADEAVIEEIKQIVGEAGGEAFISKGVSRTIIGVVGNAGVLEALEARDLTQHAGVHEVLRVTTPYKLVSKENHAQTSTVMVGDVPIGPATVTLIAGPCAVETPEQTLASAKLAVTAGATILRGGAYKPRTSPYAFQGLGVAGLKILQEVGQEVGMPIVTEVIDAADVDVVAQHADMLQIGTRNMQNFSLLRAAGAAGKPVLLKRGLTSTYDEWFMAAEYIAQRGNLNIVLCERGIRTFEPSVRNTLDVSAVPMVHGLTHLPVIVDPSHAAGRRDLVLPLARAGLGAGADGLIVDVHSSPEQALCDGPQALFGDSLTELSQVMATFPALLGRAQPQR; encoded by the coding sequence ATGGTCATCGTGCTGGCGCCCGGCGCCGACGAAGCCGTCATCGAGGAGATCAAGCAGATCGTCGGCGAGGCCGGTGGCGAGGCGTTCATCTCCAAGGGCGTGAGCCGCACGATCATCGGCGTCGTCGGCAATGCAGGAGTCCTGGAGGCCCTCGAGGCGCGCGACCTCACCCAGCACGCCGGGGTGCATGAGGTGCTTCGGGTGACCACGCCGTACAAGCTGGTCTCGAAGGAGAACCACGCGCAGACCTCCACCGTGATGGTCGGCGACGTCCCGATCGGCCCGGCCACGGTCACCCTGATCGCAGGACCGTGCGCGGTCGAGACCCCGGAGCAGACGCTCGCCTCGGCGAAGCTCGCCGTGACCGCGGGCGCCACGATCCTGCGCGGCGGCGCCTACAAGCCGCGCACCTCGCCGTACGCCTTCCAGGGGCTGGGCGTGGCCGGGTTGAAGATCCTGCAGGAGGTCGGGCAGGAGGTCGGCATGCCGATCGTCACCGAGGTGATCGACGCGGCGGACGTCGACGTGGTCGCCCAGCACGCCGACATGCTGCAGATCGGCACCCGCAACATGCAGAATTTCTCACTGCTGCGGGCCGCCGGCGCGGCCGGCAAGCCGGTGCTGCTCAAGCGCGGCTTGACCTCGACCTACGACGAGTGGTTCATGGCCGCGGAGTACATCGCGCAGCGCGGCAACCTCAACATCGTGCTGTGCGAGCGCGGCATCCGTACCTTCGAGCCGTCGGTGCGCAACACCCTCGACGTCAGCGCCGTGCCGATGGTGCACGGCCTCACCCATCTGCCGGTGATCGTCGACCCCTCGCACGCCGCCGGACGCCGCGACCTGGTGCTCCCGCTGGCGCGGGCGGGTCTGGGTGCCGGCGCCGACGGTCTGATCGTCGATGTGCACTCCAGCCCCGAGCAGGCGCTGTGCGACGGTCCGCAGGCGCTGTTCGGCGACTCGCTCACCGAGCTCTCGCAGGTGATGGCCACCTTCCCGGCGTTGCTGGGCAGGGCGCAGCCGCAACGCTAG
- a CDS encoding helix-turn-helix domain-containing protein, which yields MLPAFGCGSCKAIGVTPRDVCTTISDDLSRELSSTRSKRIVRLAARPTIDATALLGDGWSTALLGSALLGVRTFSELRATLGRISSATLSEKLQRFIANGLLVREPSHPPGGRAPYRPTPKALDSFPVFAALIEWAEGWGSETGLSFTHEQGERPLVPRYTCNSCNREMRRTTTLFVRSQPTRSAR from the coding sequence GTGCTGCCGGCGTTCGGATGCGGGTCCTGCAAGGCCATCGGCGTCACACCGCGCGATGTCTGCACCACGATCTCCGACGATCTGAGCCGTGAGCTCAGCTCGACGCGCAGCAAGCGAATCGTACGGCTGGCTGCCCGTCCCACGATCGACGCCACCGCCCTGCTGGGCGATGGCTGGTCGACCGCCTTGCTCGGTAGCGCACTGCTTGGGGTACGCACCTTCAGCGAGCTGCGCGCCACGCTCGGCCGGATCTCCAGCGCGACGCTGTCCGAGAAGCTGCAGCGCTTCATCGCCAACGGCCTACTGGTACGTGAGCCGTCGCACCCGCCGGGCGGCCGCGCGCCGTACCGGCCGACGCCGAAGGCGCTCGACTCCTTCCCGGTCTTCGCAGCGCTCATCGAGTGGGCGGAGGGCTGGGGCAGCGAGACCGGCTTGAGCTTCACCCACGAGCAGGGCGAGCGGCCGCTCGTGCCCCGCTACACCTGTAATTCCTGTAACCGCGAGATGCGGCGGACGACGACGTTGTTCGTCAGGAGCCAACCGACCCGGTCGGCTCGCTAG
- a CDS encoding nitrile hydratase accessory protein — translation MSSAAQTLQHISVVCGDQLPLPPRGDEQVFASPWQAQVFAMTVSLHERGLFSWPEWAQLLGRHVADGASDGSDYYERWADALQEMLVSRQVASADDIARTTQAWHDAAARTPHGQPIEL, via the coding sequence ATGAGCAGCGCGGCCCAGACCCTGCAGCACATCTCGGTGGTCTGCGGCGACCAGCTCCCCCTGCCGCCACGCGGTGATGAGCAGGTCTTCGCGTCGCCGTGGCAGGCGCAGGTGTTCGCGATGACGGTGAGCCTGCACGAGCGTGGGTTGTTCAGCTGGCCGGAGTGGGCGCAGCTGCTCGGACGCCACGTGGCCGACGGGGCGAGCGACGGCAGTGACTACTACGAGCGGTGGGCTGACGCGCTGCAGGAGATGCTCGTCTCTCGACAGGTAGCCTCCGCCGACGACATCGCTCGTACGACGCAGGCGTGGCACGACGCCGCTGCGCGCACCCCGCACGGACAGCCGATCGAGCTCTAG
- the nthB gene encoding nitrile hydratase subunit beta, with product MNSVHDMGGTHGFGPVVRERDEHVFHAEWEKRALAMTLALGALGLWNIDQMRHEREKLPPSIYLASSYYRIWTLALENAIEALGLLQRDDLTAWTGEELLALFASQGSYERPTDSEPAYAVGQQVRARQINPVTHTRLPRYARGRVGTVIAVRGAHVFPDRSAAPLGERGDKTPEWLYTVDFAGTELWGADADPTLTVSIDAWEPYLEAV from the coding sequence ATGAACAGCGTCCACGACATGGGCGGCACCCACGGCTTCGGGCCAGTGGTGCGCGAGAGGGACGAGCACGTCTTCCACGCCGAGTGGGAGAAGCGGGCGCTGGCGATGACGCTCGCGCTGGGCGCGCTCGGGCTGTGGAACATCGACCAGATGCGGCACGAGCGCGAGAAGCTCCCGCCGTCGATCTACCTGGCCAGCAGCTACTACCGCATCTGGACCCTCGCGCTCGAGAACGCCATCGAGGCGCTCGGGCTGCTGCAGCGCGACGACCTGACCGCGTGGACCGGCGAGGAGCTTCTCGCCCTCTTCGCCAGCCAGGGCTCCTACGAACGACCGACCGACAGCGAACCGGCGTACGCCGTCGGCCAGCAGGTGCGCGCGCGGCAGATCAACCCGGTGACCCACACCCGCCTGCCGCGCTATGCCCGCGGACGGGTCGGCACCGTCATCGCGGTCCGTGGCGCGCACGTGTTCCCCGACCGCAGCGCCGCGCCGCTCGGCGAGCGCGGCGACAAGACGCCCGAGTGGCTCTACACCGTCGACTTCGCCGGCACCGAGCTGTGGGGTGCGGACGCCGACCCGACCCTTACGGTGTCGATCGACGCGTGGGAGCCCTACCTGGAGGCGGTATGA
- the nthA gene encoding nitrile hydratase subunit alpha encodes MSHEHGHGHGHEHPEYSELSEMDARVRALETLLIERGLVERAALDAVIERYETEVGPHNGAQVVAKAWSDPEYRQWLLTDADAAIASLGHVGRQGEHMVAVENTPQQHNMVVCTLCSCYPWPVLGLPPVWYKSPAYRSKAVIDPRGVLADFGVTLPEDTAIKVWDSTAEVRYLVLPMRPEGTDGLNEQQLAELVTRDSMIGTGLAQAPGGQG; translated from the coding sequence ATGAGCCACGAGCACGGTCATGGGCACGGTCACGAGCACCCCGAGTACAGCGAGCTGTCCGAGATGGACGCGCGGGTCCGCGCCCTGGAGACGCTGCTGATTGAACGCGGCCTGGTCGAGCGCGCCGCCCTGGATGCCGTCATCGAGCGATACGAGACCGAGGTCGGGCCGCACAACGGCGCCCAGGTGGTGGCGAAGGCATGGAGCGACCCCGAGTACCGGCAGTGGCTGCTGACCGACGCCGACGCCGCCATCGCATCGCTGGGGCACGTCGGCCGGCAGGGCGAGCACATGGTCGCGGTGGAGAACACCCCGCAGCAGCACAACATGGTCGTCTGCACCCTGTGCTCCTGCTACCCGTGGCCGGTGCTGGGGCTGCCGCCGGTCTGGTACAAGTCACCGGCCTACCGCTCCAAGGCGGTCATCGATCCGCGCGGCGTCCTCGCAGACTTCGGCGTCACCTTGCCGGAGGACACCGCGATCAAGGTCTGGGACTCGACCGCCGAGGTGCGCTACCTGGTGCTCCCGATGCGGCCCGAGGGCACCGACGGCCTGAACGAGCAGCAGCTGGCCGAGCTGGTCACCCGAGACAGCATGATCGGCACCGGGCTGGCCCAGGCACCGGGAGGGCAGGGATGA
- a CDS encoding cytochrome c oxidase subunit 4, producing the protein MKLESVIFLICGAFLGIAAAVYLPVSEFEPAGGAALVLASALCLMVGGYFWFVSRRIDARPEDRTDGEIIEGAGELGFFAPASYFPFGLACAIAVIGFGVSFWYPWLIGIGVVMVIGMVIGLQYEFHTGQNTEDHESANDHNVERV; encoded by the coding sequence ATGAAGCTTGAATCCGTCATCTTCCTGATCTGTGGCGCGTTCCTGGGGATCGCCGCCGCTGTGTACCTGCCGGTCAGCGAGTTCGAGCCTGCGGGCGGAGCTGCACTGGTCCTGGCCTCGGCCCTGTGCCTGATGGTCGGCGGCTACTTCTGGTTCGTCTCCCGTCGCATCGACGCCCGCCCCGAGGACCGTACCGACGGCGAGATCATCGAGGGCGCCGGCGAGCTCGGCTTCTTCGCCCCGGCCTCGTACTTCCCGTTCGGCCTGGCCTGCGCGATCGCGGTCATCGGTTTCGGGGTTTCGTTCTGGTACCCGTGGCTCATAGGCATCGGCGTAGTCATGGTGATCGGCATGGTGATCGGCCTGCAGTACGAGTTCCACACCGGCCAGAACACCGAGGACCACGAGTCCGCCAACGACCACAACGTCGAGCGCGTCTAG
- a CDS encoding cytochrome c oxidase subunit II has protein sequence MPRNRLKRTMRTAGIALLSTIFLAGCSRAEIEDNLRFGWPVGITDQAEKMRILWSWSSVAALAVGVLVWGLTFWTVTFHRKKSEELPRQTAYNMPLEVVYTAFPFVGIAVLFYYTVIVQNDVTDLDRQADHNVEVTAYKWNWQFEYEDTTDANTDQMVKTVGTTDEIPVLVLPSGSSVKFTLFSQDVIHSFWIPEFLYKLDVIPHGMNDDGTLRDPDLEGSNQFIVDIKEGTEGAYVGRCAELCGVYHAQMNFELRVVSPEQYEDYLSARESGMSNSEALESIGEEPYSTSTSPFDPSRTANNDW, from the coding sequence GTGCCCCGCAACCGCCTGAAGCGCACGATGCGCACCGCCGGGATCGCGCTGCTCAGCACGATCTTCCTCGCCGGCTGCTCGCGCGCCGAGATCGAGGACAACCTGCGCTTCGGCTGGCCGGTCGGCATCACCGACCAGGCGGAGAAGATGCGCATCCTGTGGTCGTGGTCCTCGGTAGCCGCTCTCGCGGTCGGCGTCCTCGTGTGGGGCCTGACCTTCTGGACGGTCACCTTCCACCGCAAGAAGAGCGAAGAGCTGCCGCGACAGACGGCGTACAACATGCCGCTCGAGGTGGTCTACACCGCGTTCCCGTTCGTCGGCATCGCGGTTCTGTTCTACTACACCGTCATCGTGCAGAACGACGTCACTGACCTCGACCGGCAGGCCGACCACAACGTCGAGGTGACGGCCTACAAGTGGAACTGGCAGTTCGAATACGAGGACACCACCGACGCCAACACCGACCAGATGGTGAAGACTGTCGGCACCACCGACGAGATCCCGGTGCTGGTGCTGCCGTCGGGTTCGTCGGTGAAGTTCACCCTGTTCTCCCAGGACGTCATCCACTCCTTCTGGATCCCCGAGTTCCTGTACAAGCTCGACGTGATCCCGCACGGCATGAACGACGATGGCACGCTGCGCGATCCCGACCTCGAGGGCTCGAACCAGTTCATCGTCGACATCAAGGAAGGCACCGAGGGCGCGTACGTCGGCCGCTGCGCCGAGCTGTGCGGTGTCTACCACGCCCAGATGAACTTCGAGCTGCGCGTGGTCAGCCCCGAGCAGTACGAGGACTACCTGAGCGCGCGTGAGTCTGGGATGTCGAACTCCGAGGCGCTGGAGTCGATCGGCGAGGAGCCGTACTCGACCAGCACGTCGCCGTTCGACCCGAGCCGCACCGCGAACAACGACTGGTAA
- a CDS encoding nucleoside hydrolase has protein sequence MPTPLILDCDPGIDDAMALALLLGRADVELVGITTVAGNVPLETTTANALRLTELFGFPEIPVVAGAPHPLIRPSVSAAYVHGADGLGGAPVPPATRSLTGGFGPDFIIDALRERPGEITLVAVGPMTNVALALRKEPRITEWAREVVLMGGSWTRGNITAAAEFNFYADPEAAAVVFTAPWEPVLASLDLTLQARVDEPVLDRWRGYGPLSDALLVPSLANYFDNRAAGGTIKAPRSHVSSGTGPAIHDACAAAYAFAPELFGSMRALTRIETHGELTAGMSVVDFTAPEGSADDRHGHGSIHANSTVLTEVDTEGFWNLMSSSFEALARRMQQQ, from the coding sequence GTGCCCACGCCCCTCATCCTCGACTGCGACCCCGGCATCGACGACGCCATGGCGCTCGCGCTGCTGCTCGGCCGCGCGGACGTCGAGCTGGTCGGCATCACCACCGTCGCCGGCAACGTGCCGCTGGAGACGACCACGGCGAACGCGTTGCGGCTGACCGAGCTGTTCGGCTTCCCGGAGATCCCGGTGGTCGCAGGTGCCCCGCACCCGCTCATCCGCCCGAGCGTGAGCGCTGCCTACGTGCACGGAGCCGATGGGCTCGGCGGCGCGCCCGTGCCGCCGGCGACTCGCTCACTCACTGGCGGCTTCGGTCCGGACTTCATCATCGACGCGCTGCGGGAGCGCCCCGGTGAGATCACGCTCGTCGCGGTCGGCCCGATGACCAACGTCGCACTGGCGCTGCGCAAGGAGCCGCGGATCACCGAATGGGCGCGCGAGGTCGTGCTCATGGGCGGCTCGTGGACCCGCGGCAACATCACCGCGGCTGCCGAGTTCAACTTCTACGCCGACCCCGAGGCAGCGGCCGTGGTGTTCACCGCCCCCTGGGAGCCGGTCCTGGCCAGTCTCGACCTCACCCTGCAGGCGCGGGTCGACGAGCCGGTGCTCGACCGGTGGCGGGGCTACGGCCCGCTGTCGGACGCGCTGCTGGTGCCGTCGCTGGCCAACTACTTCGACAACCGCGCCGCCGGCGGCACCATCAAGGCGCCGCGGTCGCACGTGTCCTCCGGCACCGGGCCGGCGATCCACGACGCCTGCGCGGCGGCGTACGCCTTCGCCCCCGAGCTGTTCGGTTCGATGCGCGCCCTGACCCGGATCGAGACGCACGGCGAGCTGACCGCAGGGATGAGCGTGGTCGACTTCACCGCTCCAGAGGGCAGCGCGGACGACCGGCACGGGCACGGCAGCATTCACGCCAACTCGACCGTGCTGACCGAGGTCGACACCGAGGGCTTCTGGAACCTGATGAGCTCGTCGTTCGAGGCGCTCGCGCGACGCATGCAACAGCAGTAG
- the asnB gene encoding asparagine synthase (glutamine-hydrolyzing) — MCGILGMYCTDQPASQYAAAVRAALPQMHHRGPDDTQTWHDDHVVLGFARLAIIDIEHSAQPLAYDGGRYRIIFNGEIYNYLELREQLASEFGAQFTTDGDTEAIVAAYKHWGDECVTRLRGMFAFAIWDTQEQRVFGARDYFGIKPLYYAEHEGRVLFGSEKKCLLELIGSVPGEHPDPVDTGALQDYLRLQYVPEPASMQTGVRRIESGCTFTIEGGRFSTTRYFKPAFPITPVRGDAEQQRLYDRIAEVMDDSVRMHMRADVTVGSFLSGGIDSTAIAALAKRYNKDLLTFTVGFEREGFSEVDVARESAEAIGVTHITKVVTPQEFMDAVPLIVWYLDDPVADPALVPLWFIAREARKHVKVVLSGEGADELFGGYNIYREPLSLKAFEKVPGALKKVLASASRRMPEGMRGKDLLRRGTIPIEQRYYGNARLFRDDELGFLRTHDRSHSIMDMTRDIYERAAGLGLDDVTKMQYVDLFTWLRGDILVKADKVTMANSLELRVPFLDREVFELARTIPVEQKVTRETTKYALRQALKQIVPAHIWGRRKLGFPVPTRHWLKDEMYEWARDIIRSSGAGHLIDLAAIEKMLDAHRAGPLDYSRKIWTVLIFLVWHAIFIEGTIKPEIPDVHYPVRL, encoded by the coding sequence GTGTGCGGAATCCTCGGCATGTACTGCACCGATCAGCCGGCATCGCAGTACGCGGCTGCGGTACGCGCCGCACTTCCGCAGATGCACCATCGCGGCCCGGACGACACCCAGACCTGGCATGACGACCACGTCGTCCTGGGCTTTGCCCGCCTGGCGATCATCGACATCGAGCACTCCGCACAGCCGCTGGCCTACGACGGCGGCCGGTATCGGATCATCTTCAACGGCGAGATCTACAACTACCTGGAGCTGCGCGAGCAGCTGGCCAGCGAGTTCGGCGCGCAGTTCACGACTGACGGCGACACCGAGGCGATCGTCGCGGCCTACAAGCACTGGGGAGACGAGTGCGTCACCCGGCTGCGCGGCATGTTCGCCTTCGCCATCTGGGACACGCAGGAGCAGCGCGTCTTCGGCGCCCGCGACTACTTCGGGATCAAACCTCTCTACTACGCCGAGCACGAAGGCCGGGTGCTCTTCGGCTCAGAGAAGAAGTGCCTGCTCGAGCTGATCGGCTCGGTGCCCGGTGAGCACCCGGACCCGGTCGACACCGGCGCGCTGCAGGACTATCTGCGCCTGCAGTACGTGCCGGAGCCGGCGTCCATGCAGACCGGCGTACGCCGGATCGAAAGCGGCTGCACCTTCACCATCGAGGGCGGGCGGTTCTCGACCACGCGCTACTTCAAGCCGGCCTTCCCGATCACCCCGGTGCGCGGGGACGCCGAGCAGCAGCGTCTCTACGACCGGATCGCCGAGGTCATGGACGACTCGGTGCGCATGCACATGCGCGCCGACGTCACGGTTGGCTCGTTCCTGTCCGGCGGCATCGACTCGACCGCGATCGCGGCACTGGCCAAGCGCTACAACAAGGACCTGCTGACCTTCACCGTCGGCTTCGAGCGCGAGGGCTTCAGCGAGGTCGACGTGGCCCGGGAGTCCGCCGAGGCGATCGGCGTCACCCACATCACGAAGGTCGTCACGCCGCAGGAGTTCATGGACGCCGTCCCCCTGATCGTCTGGTATCTGGACGACCCGGTCGCCGACCCGGCGCTGGTGCCGCTGTGGTTCATCGCCCGGGAGGCCCGCAAGCACGTCAAGGTCGTGCTCTCCGGCGAGGGCGCCGACGAACTGTTCGGCGGGTACAACATCTACCGTGAGCCGCTGTCGCTGAAGGCTTTCGAGAAGGTACCGGGCGCGCTGAAGAAGGTGCTCGCGTCGGCGTCCCGGCGGATGCCTGAGGGGATGCGTGGCAAGGATCTGCTGCGCCGCGGCACGATCCCGATCGAGCAGCGCTACTACGGCAATGCGCGGCTGTTCCGCGACGACGAGCTCGGCTTCCTGCGGACGCATGACCGCTCGCACTCGATCATGGACATGACCCGCGACATCTACGAGCGGGCGGCCGGGCTGGGTCTGGACGACGTCACCAAGATGCAGTACGTCGACCTGTTCACCTGGCTGCGCGGCGACATCCTTGTCAAGGCGGACAAGGTCACGATGGCCAACTCGCTGGAGCTCCGGGTGCCCTTCCTCGACCGCGAGGTCTTCGAGCTGGCGCGCACGATCCCGGTCGAGCAGAAGGTCACCCGCGAGACCACCAAGTACGCGCTACGCCAGGCGCTCAAGCAGATCGTGCCCGCACACATTTGGGGCCGGCGCAAGCTCGGTTTCCCGGTGCCGACCCGGCACTGGCTCAAGGACGAGATGTACGAGTGGGCCCGCGACATCATCCGCTCCTCGGGAGCCGGGCACCTGATCGACCTGGCCGCGATCGAGAAGATGCTCGACGCACACCGCGCCGGACCATTGGACTACTCGCGCAAGATCTGGACCGTGCTGATCTTCCTGGTCTGGCACGCCATCTTCATCGAAGGCACCATCAAGCCCGAGATCCCCGACGTCCACTACCCCGTCCGCCTGTAG
- a CDS encoding acetyl-CoA C-acetyltransferase — MESVVICNPVRTAIGGFKGVFTPLQAPEIATQALKGLMERTGLKEGQVDDVILGQCYPNGESPAIGRIAALDAGLGIETGGWQLDRRCGSGLQAVLNAVMQVAMGVDETIVAGGAGAMTNAEFYALGLRPGGKGEKLELVDRLMRGRVTAGGKTFPVEGGMIETAENLRAEYRVSREEQDEFAYQSQMKAAAAIKEGKFAEEIVPITLPATRKTPERQITEDEHPRPEPTVESLAKLTPIRGKLDPESTVTAGNSSGQNDAASMCVVTTEANAAELGLTPMVKLVGWAHAGVPPKTMGIGPVPAVAKLFERTGLSWKDIDLIELNEAFAAQALACLKEWGISGDDERLNVNGSGISLGHPVGATGTRILTTMAYEMKRRGARYGLETMCIGGGQGLAAIFERVDA; from the coding sequence ATGGAATCCGTTGTCATCTGTAATCCCGTGCGTACTGCGATCGGCGGCTTCAAGGGCGTGTTCACTCCCCTGCAGGCCCCGGAGATCGCCACCCAGGCCCTGAAGGGCCTGATGGAGAGGACCGGCCTAAAGGAAGGACAGGTGGACGACGTCATCCTCGGCCAGTGCTACCCGAACGGCGAGAGCCCGGCCATCGGCCGCATCGCCGCGCTGGATGCTGGGCTGGGCATCGAGACCGGCGGCTGGCAGCTCGACCGGCGCTGCGGCTCGGGCCTGCAGGCGGTGCTCAACGCGGTCATGCAGGTCGCGATGGGAGTCGACGAGACCATCGTCGCCGGCGGGGCGGGGGCGATGACCAACGCCGAGTTCTACGCGCTCGGCCTGCGCCCGGGCGGCAAGGGCGAAAAGCTCGAGCTGGTCGATCGGCTGATGCGCGGCCGGGTCACGGCCGGCGGCAAGACCTTCCCGGTCGAGGGCGGCATGATCGAGACCGCCGAGAACCTCCGCGCCGAGTACCGGGTCAGCCGCGAGGAGCAGGACGAGTTCGCCTACCAGTCGCAGATGAAGGCGGCCGCGGCGATCAAGGAGGGCAAGTTCGCCGAGGAGATCGTGCCGATCACCCTGCCCGCGACCCGCAAGACCCCCGAGCGGCAGATCACCGAGGACGAGCACCCACGGCCCGAGCCCACCGTCGAGAGCCTGGCAAAGCTCACCCCGATCCGCGGCAAGCTCGACCCCGAGTCGACCGTCACCGCCGGCAACTCCAGCGGCCAGAACGACGCGGCCTCGATGTGCGTGGTCACCACCGAGGCCAACGCCGCCGAGCTCGGCCTGACTCCAATGGTCAAGCTCGTCGGGTGGGCGCACGCCGGCGTCCCGCCCAAGACGATGGGCATAGGACCGGTCCCCGCGGTCGCCAAGCTGTTCGAGCGCACCGGGCTGAGCTGGAAGGACATCGACCTCATCGAGCTCAACGAGGCCTTCGCCGCGCAGGCGCTCGCCTGCCTGAAGGAGTGGGGCATCTCCGGCGACGACGAGCGGCTGAACGTCAACGGCTCGGGCATCTCGCTGGGTCACCCGGTCGGCGCGACCGGCACCCGCATCCTCACCACGATGGCGTACGAGATGAAGCGCCGCGGAGCCCGCTACGGCCTGGAGACGATGTGCATCGGCGGCGGCCAGGGCCTCGCCGCTATCTTCGAGCGGGTCGACGCCTAG
- the erpA gene encoding iron-sulfur cluster insertion protein ErpA, with protein sequence MSATTEATSGIQLSEAAATKVKSLLQQEGRDDLRLRVAVQPGGCSGLRYQLFFDERQLDGDKVSDFDGVEVVVDRMSVPYLGGAMIDFVDTIEKQGFTIDNPNATGSCACGDSFS encoded by the coding sequence ATGAGCGCTACCACCGAAGCCACCAGCGGCATCCAGCTCTCCGAGGCCGCGGCCACCAAGGTCAAGTCGCTGCTGCAGCAGGAGGGCCGTGACGACCTGCGGCTGCGCGTCGCCGTCCAGCCCGGTGGCTGCTCGGGCCTGCGGTACCAGCTGTTCTTCGACGAGCGTCAGCTCGACGGCGACAAGGTCTCGGACTTCGACGGCGTCGAGGTCGTGGTCGACCGGATGAGCGTCCCGTACCTCGGCGGCGCGATGATCGACTTCGTCGACACCATCGAGAAGCAGGGCTTCACCATCGACAACCCCAACGCCACCGGCTCGTGCGCCTGCGGCGACAGCTTCAGCTAG
- a CDS encoding glycerate kinase, with amino-acid sequence MKVVIAPDGFGQTLTASQAAAAIADGMGTRAELVQAPMSDGGPGFIDALRRSVQGARVIDVATVGPFGEQATGQVLLDGDGRGYVESAQAAGLHLTERRDPSWASSYGVGTLMLAAVEGGARVLIVGLGGSATNDGGAGLLAALGIVAYDEAGVALAPGALPLLGVDRVAGTAALRASRVIAATDVDNPLCGPDGASAVFGPQKGASPDDVRLLDTALRRWGEVLDRDRPVRESVLQAAGAGAAGGMGAALFALRAHRRSGFEMVADAAGLAEEIAGASLVVTGEGSFDEQSVRGKVAGGVARLAQDAGVPCVVVAGRVGLGRRQAAAYGIDGTYSLVEHAGERRAIDESAEVLREVSERIAREWAR; translated from the coding sequence GTGAAGGTAGTCATCGCACCCGACGGTTTCGGCCAGACGCTCACCGCTTCGCAGGCTGCCGCGGCGATCGCGGATGGCATGGGTACCCGCGCCGAGTTGGTTCAGGCGCCCATGTCGGACGGCGGGCCGGGGTTCATCGACGCGCTGCGGCGCTCCGTGCAGGGCGCTCGCGTGATCGACGTCGCCACCGTCGGGCCCTTCGGGGAGCAGGCGACCGGCCAGGTGCTGCTGGACGGCGACGGCCGTGGCTACGTCGAGTCGGCGCAGGCAGCCGGCCTGCACCTGACCGAGCGGCGCGACCCCTCGTGGGCGTCGTCGTACGGCGTGGGCACGCTGATGCTGGCCGCGGTCGAGGGCGGCGCCCGGGTCCTGATCGTGGGGCTGGGCGGCTCCGCTACCAACGATGGCGGGGCAGGCCTGCTCGCCGCGCTCGGGATCGTCGCCTACGACGAGGCGGGGGTGGCGCTCGCGCCGGGCGCCCTCCCGCTGCTCGGCGTGGACCGGGTCGCGGGGACCGCTGCGCTCCGGGCGTCCCGGGTGATCGCGGCGACGGACGTCGACAACCCGCTGTGCGGGCCGGACGGCGCCTCCGCCGTGTTCGGGCCGCAGAAGGGCGCCTCGCCGGACGACGTCCGCCTGCTGGACACGGCGTTGCGGCGCTGGGGCGAGGTGCTGGACCGGGACCGGCCGGTGCGTGAGTCGGTGCTGCAGGCCGCCGGGGCGGGCGCCGCCGGAGGAATGGGCGCGGCCCTATTCGCGCTACGGGCCCATCGCCGCAGCGGCTTCGAGATGGTCGCCGATGCCGCCGGCCTGGCGGAGGAGATCGCCGGTGCCTCGTTGGTCGTGACCGGCGAGGGGTCCTTCGACGAGCAGTCCGTGCGCGGCAAGGTCGCCGGCGGAGTCGCCCGACTCGCCCAGGATGCCGGTGTCCCGTGCGTCGTCGTGGCCGGTCGAGTGGGGCTCGGACGGCGCCAGGCTGCGGCGTACGGCATCGACGGGACCTACTCCCTGGTCGAGCATGCGGGGGAGCGGCGGGCGATTGACGAGTCGGCGGAGGTGCTGCGCGAAGTGAGCGAACGGATCGCGCGAGAGTGGGCACGGTGA